In Candidatus Thermokryptus mobilis, the DNA window AAGTGGCTTTATCAACCTGAACGCAACATTGTTGACAAGTGATAACTCAGAGTCGATGCTTGGCTTTATATACTTTTATGGCACAAAAGGTTCTGAGTATTGGTATTATTCATCTTCTCTTTTTTTAAAAGTTCAATTTTACTTTTGAACCTTTTCCTTGCTTTCAACGATGAGGGTAACTGGTCCATCGTTTGTGATTTCAACCACCATCATAGCTCTAAAGACACCAGTTTTTACTTTTTCTTCACCGATTAATTGCTTTAAATAATCAACAAATTTGTTGTAAAGTGTCTCCGCTTGTTCTGGTTTTGATGCTTGTGTGAAATCAGGTCTATTGCCGTATCTTGTGTCACCATATAGTGTGAATTGAGAAACGACAAGGGCTTCACCGTTTATGTCCTTTACAGAAAAATTCATCCGTCTGTTCTCATCGTCAAAAATTCTCAAATTTGCACATTTGTTTGCGAGATATTTTGCGTCCTCTTCAGTGTCGTCGTTTTTTACGCCAAGGAGAATCAAAATTCCCTTTCCTATTTGGCTGTGAATTTTACCGTCAATTAAAACGCTACTGCGATTAACCCTTTGCACTACAGCTCTCATTTC includes these proteins:
- the dtd gene encoding D-aminoacyl-tRNA deacylase, yielding MRAVVQRVNRSSVLIDGKIHSQIGKGILILLGVKNDDTEEDAKYLANKCANLRIFDDENRRMNFSVKDINGEALVVSQFTLYGDTRYGNRPDFTQASKPEQAETLYNKFVDYLKQLIGEEKVKTGVFRAMMVVEITNDGPVTLIVESKEKVQK